Within the Chromobacterium paludis genome, the region TCAACTACATCAAGCGCGTGATCGGTTTGCCGGGCGATACCGTCGAGTATCGCAACAAGCGGCTGACCGTCAACGGCAAGCCGCTGACCGACACCCAGGATGGCAGCTACGACTACCTGGAGAAGGAACTGGGCCTGCAGCAGATCACCGCGGACAAGTACGCGGAGACATTGCCGACGGGCAAGACCTACAAGGTATTGAACAATGCCGGCACGCCGGTGGTGGCGCTGAGCCAGGTGCAGGACTTTCCTTACCGCGACAACTGCCGCTACGATGACGACGGCTTCGTGTGCAAGGTGCCGCAGGGCCATTATTTCATGATGGGCGACAACCGCGACAACAGCTCGGACGGCCGCTACTGGGGCTTTGTCGACGACAAGTTGATGGTGGGCAAGGCCTTCATGGTCTGGATGAACTTCGGCAACCTGTCGCGCATCGGCACCAAGATTCAATAAACCAGGCCAAACCGGCCTCTGCGGGAGAGACGCATGAAGAAACAGCAAGGCATGTCCATCATCGCCATCCTGTTGTTTGTCGCCGTGGCCGGCGCGGCGCTGCTGCTGGCCTTCAGGATCATTCCGGTGTACACCGAGTACGCCAACGTCAAGCATGAGCTGCAGTCCTTGGCCGCCGAAGCCAATGTCGGCGAATACACGCTGCGCCATGAGTTTGATCAGAAGGCTTCCGTGGCCGACATTTCCGCGATCAAGGGCGATAACCTGATCGTGGTGACCAGCGCCAATGGCAATTATCTGCGCGCGCAGTATCAGCGCGAAGTGCCGCTGGTCGGCAATGTCAGTCTGCTGTTCCATTTCGATACAGCGGCGGGCCAGCCGCCTGTCGTTCAATAACCATACCGTGACCCAAATCGACAATCGATTCCGGCGCCTGTCTCAGGCGCTGGATTATGCATTTCAAAAGCCAGAACTGTTGCGCCAGGCGTTGACGCATCGCAGCTACAGCAGCATCAACAATGAGCGCTTCGAGTTCGTCGGCGACAGCATTCTCAATTACACCGTGGCTCGCATGCTGTTCGATCAGTTTTCGCAGCTCAGCGAAGGCGAGCTGTCGCGCCTGCGCGCGAATCTGGTCAATCAGAGCACCCTGGCCGAGATCGCCCATGAGCTGAAGCTGGGCGACTATCTCTACCTGGGAGAGGGCGAACTCAAGAGCGGCGGCTTCAACCGGCCATCCATTCTGGCCGACGCGCTGGAGGCCACTTTCGCCGCGGTCAGTTTCGACGCCGATTTCGCCGCCGCGGAACGGGTGGTGCGCCGCCTGTATGCGCAGCGCGTGGCCACCATAGACACCTCGCGCCAGGCCAAGGATGCCAAGACCCGCTTGCAGGAAGCGCTGCAGGCGCGCAAGCTGGCGTTGCCGAAGTACCGCATCCTGTCGCAAAGCGGCGAGGCGCATGAACAATGGTTCAAGGTGGAGTGCGACCTGGGCGAACTGGCCCTGATTTCCACCGGCGACGGCGGCAGCCGCCGCGCCGCCGAGCAGCAGGCCGCCGAAGCGGCGCTCGTCCTGCTGGAACAGAAACTCGCAGCAAGCAAGAAAAGATCATGACCGATACCCCATTCCACTGCGGCTTTGTCGCCATCGTCGGCCGCCCCAATGTGGGCAAGTCCACGCTGATGAACCACCTGATCGGCCAGAAGATCAGCATCACCTCCAAGAAGTCGCAGACTACGCGCCACCGCGTCACCGGCATCCATACCGAAGAAGCGGCGCAGTTCGTGTTCGTCGACACGCCGGGCTTCCAGACCTATCACAAGGGCGCGCTGAACGAGGCGCTGAACAAGAGCGTCAAGGATTCGCTGGGCAGCGTCGACTGCGTGCTGTTCCTGCTGGAAGCGATGCGCTTCACGGCGGCCGACCGCGAGGTGATGGCGCTGCTGCCCAAGAAGACGCCGGTCATCCTGGTGGTGAACAAGCTGGACAAGGCCAAGGACAGGCTGACGCTGCAAGCCTTCATCGACGAGGTGACGGCCGAGTTCCCGTTCGCCGGCGTGGAGGTGGTCAGCGCCAAGCATGGCCAGCGCCTGGCCGAGCTGTTGGATCAAGTGCGTCCGCATCTGCCGGAGTCCATGCCGCTGTATCCGGAAGACATGATCACCGACAAGAACGAACGCTTCCTGGCGGCGGAGATCGTGCGCGAAAAGCTGTTCCGCTACCTGGGCGAAGAGCTGCCGTACGAGATGAACGTGGAAGTGGAAATGTTCGAGCTGGACGGCGCCCTGCGCCGCATCCACATTGCGGTGCTGGTGGACAAGGAACATCAGAAGCCCATCGTGATTGGCAGGGCGGGCGAGAAGCTGAAGAAGATTTCCACCGAGGCGCGCCTGGACATGGAAAAGCTGTTCGACGGCAAAGTCTTCCTGCAGGTGTGGGTGAAAGTGAAGTCCGGCTGGGCTGATGATGTCCGCTTCCTGCGCGAGTTCGGCCTGGACTGATGAAACCCTTGCATGCGACGTCCGCATTGCCCTGCTGGGTCGTGCGGCTTATCGCCACCTCGCCGGCTCTGGCCGGCTTGTCTGTTTCCGCCCTGCGCCTGGCCTCTGGGCAGCCGGGTTGCCTGGGCGGCGACGCGGTGGAGCAGCTCACCTATTGGGATAGCGTGGAGGCCATTGCAGCCTGGCGCGACCAGGTGGAGCAATTGGTTCGGCAGCGACTGGGCCGAGGCGCTGCCGGATTTGAATTCGCCGTCAGCCGCCGCCAGGCCGAGGATGCTTGCGCATGAGCCAGCCGGGGCGGGTGGACAGGCAGCCGGCCTATATTCTGCATGCCCAGCCTTACCGCGAGACCAGCCTGCTGCTGGAGGTGCTGACGCGCGATCATGGCCGCTTCAGCCTGGTGGCGCGCAGCGCGCGGCGGCCGCGTTCCGACCTGCGCGGCGTGCTGTTGCCGTTCCAGCCCCTGACCCTGTCTTGGTTCGGCAAGAACGAATTGCGGACGCTGCACGGCGCGGATTGGGACGGCGGCGTGCGCGCCTTGTCGGGCCAGCAGCTGGTTTGCGGTTTTTACCTCAATGAGTTGATGATGAAGCTCACGGCGCGGGACGATCCCGAGCCGCGGGCTTTTGCCGTTTATGACCGCGCGGTCCGCGAACTGGCCGGCGCCGCGCCCCAGGCCGCCGCCTTGCGGCGCTACGAGCTGAAACTGGCCCAGGTTCTGGGCTACGCGCCGGCGTTGGATAAGGACAGGCATGGCGACCTAATCGAGCCGGCGCGTTATTATATTTGCCGGGACGCGGCGCCGCCGGAGCCGGACACCCAAGCGGGCGCGGCGCTGAGCGAGCGTGCCGCCAGGCTGAGCGGCGAGGCGCTGCTGGCCATTCATGCGGATGATTTCAGCGACCCAGCGGTGCGCGGCCAGGCCCGCTTGCTGAGCCGGGTTTGGCTGTGGGCGCTGCTGGGCGATGAGCCGCTGGCTTCGCGTCAACTATTGCAGGCCATCCAGTCCCTGTCTGACTGATGGCGACGAACACAAGGGGATACAAATGATTCTGTTGGGCGTTAACATCGATCATGTCGCCACGCTGCGCCAGGCGCGCGGCACCCGCTACCCCAGTCCGGTGGAGGCGGCCCTGGTGGCCGAATCCAGCGGCGCGGATCTGATCACCCTGCATCTGCGCGAGGACCGCCGCCATATTCAGGACGCGGATGTGCAGGCGATGCGCCCGGTGCTGAAGACGCGCATGAATCTGGAAATGGCGATGACGCCGGAAATGCTGGCTCATGCGCTGGAAGTGGCTCCGCAAGACGTCTGCCTGGTGCCGGAAAAGCGCGAGGAAGTCACCACTGAGGGCGGCCTGGACGTGCGCGGCCACTATGCCGACGTCCGCCACTATACCGCCAAGCTCAGCGAGGCGGGCATCCGCGTCTCCATCTTCATCGACCCGGACCGCGAGCAAATCCAGAAAGCCTACGACGCCGGCGCGCGCGTGATCGAGCTGCATACCGGCGCTTACGCCGACGCGCCGCACGCCAGCGAGCGCGCGGCCGAGCTGGCCCGCATCCGCGAGGCGGCCGAGTTCGGCGCCAGCTTGGGGCTGGTGGTCAACGCCGGCCATGGTTTGAACTACCACAACGTCAAGCCCATCGCCGCCATTTCGCAGATCGCGGAGCTGAACATCGGCCACGCCATCGTCGCCCACGCGCTGTTCGTCGGCTTCCCGCAGGCGGTGCGCGAGATGAAGGCGCTGATGATAGAAGGCCGCCAGGGCCTGTAATGATTTACGGCATCGGCACGGATCTGGTCGAGATTTCTCGCATGGAGGACTGGTGCCGGCGTTGGGGCGCCAAGGCCGGCCGGCGTATCCTGACGGCGGCGGAGCAGGCGGAGTTCGAGGCCCACTCCGATCCGGCGCGCTTTCTGGCCAAGCGTTTCGCGGTCAAGGAGGCCTTCGCCAAGGCGCTGGGCACCGGGGTGATAGCGCCGGCGCTGCTGACGGCGATAGGTACCGGCCACGATGAGCTCGGCAAGCCGTTGCTGATCTTGTCGGAGTCGCTGGCCGCTTTCGTCGCCGCGCGCGGCGTCGTCGGCATGCATGTCTCCATCAGCGACGAGCGCGGCCACGCGCTGGCCTTCGTCGTGCTGGAATCCGCCTAGTCGGGCGAAGCCCGCTGAGGCGCTCCGCCGTGCCTGGCATTGGCCTGGGGCGCCAGCCATGCCAGGCGCTCACGCCAGG harbors:
- a CDS encoding DUF4845 domain-containing protein, translating into MKKQQGMSIIAILLFVAVAGAALLLAFRIIPVYTEYANVKHELQSLAAEANVGEYTLRHEFDQKASVADISAIKGDNLIVVTSANGNYLRAQYQREVPLVGNVSLLFHFDTAAGQPPVVQ
- the rnc gene encoding ribonuclease III, which codes for MTQIDNRFRRLSQALDYAFQKPELLRQALTHRSYSSINNERFEFVGDSILNYTVARMLFDQFSQLSEGELSRLRANLVNQSTLAEIAHELKLGDYLYLGEGELKSGGFNRPSILADALEATFAAVSFDADFAAAERVVRRLYAQRVATIDTSRQAKDAKTRLQEALQARKLALPKYRILSQSGEAHEQWFKVECDLGELALISTGDGGSRRAAEQQAAEAALVLLEQKLAASKKRS
- the era gene encoding GTPase Era, with product MTDTPFHCGFVAIVGRPNVGKSTLMNHLIGQKISITSKKSQTTRHRVTGIHTEEAAQFVFVDTPGFQTYHKGALNEALNKSVKDSLGSVDCVLFLLEAMRFTAADREVMALLPKKTPVILVVNKLDKAKDRLTLQAFIDEVTAEFPFAGVEVVSAKHGQRLAELLDQVRPHLPESMPLYPEDMITDKNERFLAAEIVREKLFRYLGEELPYEMNVEVEMFELDGALRRIHIAVLVDKEHQKPIVIGRAGEKLKKISTEARLDMEKLFDGKVFLQVWVKVKSGWADDVRFLREFGLD
- the recO gene encoding DNA repair protein RecO translates to MSQPGRVDRQPAYILHAQPYRETSLLLEVLTRDHGRFSLVARSARRPRSDLRGVLLPFQPLTLSWFGKNELRTLHGADWDGGVRALSGQQLVCGFYLNELMMKLTARDDPEPRAFAVYDRAVRELAGAAPQAAALRRYELKLAQVLGYAPALDKDRHGDLIEPARYYICRDAAPPEPDTQAGAALSERAARLSGEALLAIHADDFSDPAVRGQARLLSRVWLWALLGDEPLASRQLLQAIQSLSD
- the pdxJ gene encoding pyridoxine 5'-phosphate synthase produces the protein MILLGVNIDHVATLRQARGTRYPSPVEAALVAESSGADLITLHLREDRRHIQDADVQAMRPVLKTRMNLEMAMTPEMLAHALEVAPQDVCLVPEKREEVTTEGGLDVRGHYADVRHYTAKLSEAGIRVSIFIDPDREQIQKAYDAGARVIELHTGAYADAPHASERAAELARIREAAEFGASLGLVVNAGHGLNYHNVKPIAAISQIAELNIGHAIVAHALFVGFPQAVREMKALMIEGRQGL
- the acpS gene encoding holo-ACP synthase — encoded protein: MIYGIGTDLVEISRMEDWCRRWGAKAGRRILTAAEQAEFEAHSDPARFLAKRFAVKEAFAKALGTGVIAPALLTAIGTGHDELGKPLLILSESLAAFVAARGVVGMHVSISDERGHALAFVVLESA